In Mytilus edulis chromosome 8, xbMytEdul2.2, whole genome shotgun sequence, the genomic window agaagataacatcttttcgcgggattttctttaatgaagattttacactgaaataatgattgaaattttattatgaacttgttttgcattagaacagagataactgtattgtatttggaGCTTTGCAAACCATCGGTAGTTTTattgtcgcaaatacccgtttacctgtctatgctacgcgtcgccaggtaaactaaatttgcgacagtaaaactacccatggacgtccttaaagcttcaaatacaatacagttatctcttaattagACAACTTTTGGATTTCAAAATTATAAGAGAACAGACATGGATAATCTTAGGTATAGGGCATAAAACAGTGAAAACTTGttccaaataaaaatgatttacatgTTTTCAGCTACAAAAAGACAAATTTTTCATTGGTAATGTTACAAAAATCCCCTATTTTCTGACagtacagtatttttgttattaatttgtttttagaGTATGAAATACTAAAGCTTATTattaattaaagaaaatattttactcCAATATTTTGGAAAACATAAAATAGTCACAAATTACTATGACAACATATCACAAATCCTTCTCTTAATGTTCACATCCATTACAATCCTCTTCTGATACATCTGAACACaatatcttattttcaaacagAACACACTCTGTACTTCCTGTCCAACATTCTCACCTTCTGATTGGAGATCACTTCTATGCTACAGTAGGAGCCAGCCTTGAAACAAAAGCTGTGATCTTGGTTAACATGTTCCTCACCATAGCTGGACACTGAGGCTTGTTACATAAATATTCTATACTTACTCTTAGTTCATGGAACAGAGTCCTACAAAACAACAAGAAAACTTTAAGAACTGAATAACTATCATATGAATTAACATTTGCAGCTTTTTAAAGTAATGACATGCTATGAAAACCTTATATTTCAGCATAATAACATGTATTGTTTGGTTGCTTGCTATTTCAAGCTTTTGTATACCTTCTATAGATTTTTATTCTTAACAACTTTTATACCAATAGATTCTTTGATTGTTTTGTCAATCAAAATCTACTGAAGCAGTATGCAAAACACATTTTGGTAGTGATGATGATTTTTATgatccatttatgggcattatgttttattgtctgtgcctccgttcgtcagTTCGTTCATCTGTCTGTGCATCTGtttgttcatctgtccgtccatgcgcctgtcccgcttcaggtttaagtttttggtcaaggtagtttttgatgaagttgaagtccaatcaacttgaaacttggtacacatgtttcttatgatatgatctttctaatttaaataccaaattagagtttttctCCCAATTTCGTGGtccattgaaaatagaaaatgatagtgcggatggtgcatccatgtactagggacacattcttgtaatCTATGTATCGTCGCTGTTacgcaaaaacctcgtatctaaggttttgataattttacacaaGGCACTagtaaaaactgaaatatttttatcgattatttagaattaaatatgtatgttcgactgtatgcgaaaatatcttatcttctaaccaatcaatgaccaagacgagcaaaaatatctgcacctatattgtattttcaaagcttttcattatttttaagctAATATATTAGCTTTGGCTAATATATTAGCGTTGAGaacctaaaattgataaaactttacCTGTTATAATGTCAGCTGCCGTGCAAAGGGTTTTTCTTTTGAGATTAGATATTTTCGCCAAAAAAAAAagtctcaccaatccgactatactttttcgtcacatgtcagaattcagataaatgattggttagaagatcagatattttcgcatacagtggaacatacatatttaatcctaaataatcgataaaaagatttccgcaaaaaattgagatacaaggtttttgcataacagcaaCAGTAtccttttcataaataaaaaaaaataaaaaatctcttTACCCATGAATtctatgaaaattggtatccaaataattatgaatccacagtacgaataaataataaaattttaaatacatttatactCACACATTTATATCAAATCATGCTATATTTTACAATGAGTTGTTACTAAATGTACTACATAAAGCTGTCttaaaactaaaatgtatattACACTACAGTTTGTTATGATGTTTCTGAGAATACACAATACACATTCTTTTGTCAGAAGTCTGAAGCTTTGCCACATATCTTTAATTTATATTTCTGCAACATGtaaaaagggagataacaatAATTTTTCTAACCATGTTCATGTTTCTGATtgcagttatctccccttccatcACACACTAATAATTGACTTAATTTACCTGCAATATGGGTTTCTCCTGGAAGAATATCTTAGAAGAAGAAATCTGTAGTAGATGATTGGTAAGAACAAGGAACATTTACCActgcaatacaaatgtatatcaatgGTGCATGATTAATCAAACAAACAATTCTGGTATGGtacaaatggtaaaaaaaaaaaaaaaacactttattttataaaacctTATGGAAATGCTTGAATTTTGTATACTGTTTGAGTTATTTAAAAtcaggaaaaaataaataaatttatttaaaacaggAGCCTcatgcctttgttagtcttgtattatttttaattttagtttcttgtgtacaatttgagtttagtatggcgttcattatcactgaactagtatatatatttatttaggggccagctgaaggacgcctccgggtggaggtgtttctcgcttcattgaagacctattgatgaccttatactgttctatggttgggttgttgtctctttgacacattccccatttccattcttaattttacttGGCGATAAACATACTTTTGTAATGACATTTGTTCTTGTTGCTTTGTTTTAGTAGGAAAAGAGTAATAACCATTGTGTCTacatacaattaaaaatatgCTATACATGTATGATAGCCAAGGAGTTCCTTGTACTAATGCAAAATTAAACCTATGTAACATTTTCAATGGTAAGAACTTCTGCTGTTTTAGTTGAGCAAGAAAGATACAGGTTTTCTAGAATATTGATACTTTAGGTCTTtatgcgcctgtctcaagtcaggagcctaggATTTTTCATTGGTTGTCTaccaaatttgatttttaaatattgtattaagcataaatctgttttttaattgaattgtttcatatttttacatGACTTTTAAAGTTTACATCACCATACAAAATTTGTTCATTCTTAAAGGTGTATGGTGACCTAAAGACAGTCATCAATTAGTCTCCCTTGGAAAGctgcctcattgacaatcataccacatctcattttatatcataatactTGAAATAGCTGATTTATACCttcaaaatgttaagaaaataCAATATAACCCTGTTAAAGTCCATGAGTCAAATGCCTCAAACCTACAGAAAATTTGGATTAACCTTAAGGAATCATCCGTTTCCATTTCCATAGtttctttttcatattaaaaacacTTACGTAAATGTCATTAAAAAGACAGCTGGCATAATAAATATCTCGGTACAGGCTATAAATCTCAATATACTGACTTGTTGAGCCTGTAGTTTGGTTATCATATTTCTGACAAACTGAATGGACTGTGGACCCATAACCTgtgaagaaaaacaataataacagTTAATAATAgcttaaaattatttaaaatttaacaatgCAATAACATTAGATTTGTTTTTCAGAGAAGTTATTTATTCAAACTAAAATCTATTCAAAACTTGCACACTGGTTTTTGagactacatgtatttatatcattattttatcaccaaataattaacaaaggaacagtttttgacaattttattatccACAGCGGCGATCAGAATCTTCCTATTGTTGCCGACGCGCCGGGAAGCAGTAACCTCCAACTATGGCCAGGTTGGAAGAGAAGCCTTGCGAAGTGGTAGGAACCATGGGAAGTTCGTCCTATTAGATGCCAAGCCTTTAGAACAATTTCATTTATCATATAATAGTAAAACGAACTCAAGTTACATTgtatacaaactttaattttctatatttatcttatctatttataactctgtattgctactttcacttttcattgtttctctcaccatgacgacgtcaaattcaatgcaccactttgagtacttcaggggctcaatttctgtataaaaattgtcctgatgaagcctgccttgcaggcgaaacatgtagacatagataataaaattgcagatcttttgaagtgttgttgtcaattttaattattatttaaggattgcattcatttgcatgatttgacaacccggcataccaaggtatccacttcagggactctaCCAAAACGATTtcacaggcgttggttcacctcgcggaatttaatttattatttaatcgTGAACCCCTGCATCCGAAAGGAACCGCCAAGCTAACAGCGCCGATCTACAGGCCACCAGCATATACATGGACCAAGGAATATTCCATACTTACAACGAAATAACAACTGAATCAAGATGACCAAGATGTCCGATACCACCTATACATCTATAAATGATAGCAGATATAAATGATTGCAGAAGAAACGTACCACGGGCGCCGATCTTAAATGAACTAGGAATTCACAACTATGCTATTATACAGACCAACTACTGCAGACGATCCAAAAATTATATAGTCACCAAATAATTAACAAAGGAacagtttttgacaattttattatccACAGCGGCGATCAGAATCTTCCTATTGTTGCCGACGCGCCGGGAAGCAGTAACCTCCAACTATGGCCAGGTTGGAAGAGAAGCCTTGCGAAGTGGTAGGAACCATGGGAAGTTCGTCCTATTAGATGCCAAGCCTTTAGAACAATTTCATTTATCATATAATAGTAAAACGAACTCAAGTTACATTgtatacaaactttaattttctatatttatcttatctatttataactctgtattgctactttcacttttcattgtttctctcaccatgacgacgtcaaattcaatgcaccactttgagtacttcaggggctcaatttctgtataaaaattgtcctgatgaagcctgccttgcaggcgaaacatgtagacatagataataaaattgcagatcttttgaagtgttgttgtcaattttaattattatttaaggattgcattcatttgcatgatttgacaacccggcataccaaggtatccacttcagggactctaCCAAAACGATTtcacaggcgttggttcacctcgcggaatttaatttattatttaatcgTGAACCCCTGCATCCGAAAGGAACCGCCAAGCTAACAGCGCCGATCTACAGGCCACCAGCATATACATGGACCAAGGAATATTCCATACTTACAACGAAATAACAACTGAATCAAGATGACCAAGATGTCCGATACCACCTATACATCTATAAATGATAGCAGATATAAATGATTGCAGAAGAAACGTACCACGGGCGCCGATCTTAAATGAACTAGGAATTCACAACTATGCTATTATACAGACCAACTACTGCAGACGATCCAAAAATTATATAGTCACCAAATAATTAACAAAGGAacagtttttgacaattttattatccACAGCGGCGATCAGAATCTTCCTATTGTTGCCGACGCGCCGGGAAGCAGTAACCTCCAACTATGGCCAGGTTGGAAGAGAAGCCTTGCGAAGTGGTAGGAACCATGGGAAGTTCGTCCTATTAGATGCCAAGCCTTTAGAACAATTTCATTTATCATATAATAGTAAAACGAACTCAAGTTACATTgtatacaaactttaattttctatatttatcttatctatttataactctgtattgctactttcacttttcattgtttctctcaccatgacgacgtcaaattcaatgcaccactttgagtacttcaggggctcaatttctgtataaaaattgtcctgatgaagcctgccttgcaggcgaaacatgtagacatagataataaaattgcagatcttttgaagtgttgttgtcaattttaattattatttaaggattgcattcatttgcatgatttgacaacccggcataccaaggtatccacttcagggactctaCCAAAACGATTtcacaggcgttggttcacctcgcggaatttaatttattatttaatcgTGAACCCCTGCATCCGAAAGGAACCGCCAAGCTAACAGCGCCGATCTACAGGCCACCAGCATATACATGGACCAAGGAATATTCCATACTTACAACGAAATAACAACTGAATCAAGATGACCAAGATGTCCGATACCACCTATACATCTATAAATGATAGCAGATATAAATGATTGCAGAAGAAACGTACCACGGGCGCCGATCTTAAATGAACTAGGAATTCACAACTATGCTATTATACAGACCAACTACTGCAGACGATCCAAAAATTATATAGTCACCAAATAATTAACAAAGGAacagtttttgacaattttattatccACAGCGGCGATCAGAATCTTCCTATTGTTGCCGACGCGCCGGGAAGCAGTAACCTCCAACTATGGCCAGGTTGGAAGAGAAGCCTTGCGAAGTGGTAGGAACCATGGGAAGTTCGTCCTATTAGATGCCAAGCCTTTAGAACAATTTCATTTATCATATAATAGTAAAACGAACTCAAGTTACATTgtatacaaactttaattttctatatttatcttatctatttataactctgtattgctactttcacttttcattgtttctctcaccatgacgacgtcaaattcaatgcaccactttgagtacttcaggggctcaatttctgtataaaaattgtcctgatgaagcctgccttgcaggcgaaacatgtagacatagataataaaattgcagatcttttgaagtgttgttgtcaattttaattattatttaaggattgcattcatttgcatgatttgacaacccggcataccaaggtatccacttcagggactctaCCAAAACGATTtcacaggcgttggttcacctcgcggaatttaatttattatttaatcgTGAACCCCTGCATCCGAAAGGAACCGCCAAGCTAACAGCGCCGATCTACAGGCCACCAGCATATACATGGACCAAGGAATATTCCATACTTACAACGAAATAACAACTGAATCAAGATGACCAAGATGTCCGATACCACCTATACATCTATAAATGATAGCAGATATAAATGATTGCAGAAGAAACGTACCACGGGCGCCGATCTTAAATGAACTAGGAATTCACAACTATGCTATTATACAGACCAACTACTGCAGACGATCCAAAAATTATATAGTCACCAAATAATTAACAAAGGAacagtttttgacaattttattatccACAGCGGCGATCAGAATCTTCCTATTGTTGCCGACGCGCCGGGAAGCAGTAACCTCCAACTATGGCCAGGTTGGAAGAGAAGCCTTGCGAAGTGGTAGGAACCATGGGAAGTTCGTCCTATTAGATGCCAAGCCTTTAGAACAATTTCATTTATCATATAATAGTAAAACGAACTCAAGTTACATTgtatacaaactttaattttctatatttatcttatctatttataactctgtattgctactttcacttttcattgtttctctcaccatgacgacgtcaaattcaatgcaccactttgagtacttcaggggctcaatttctgtataaaaattgtcctgatgaagcctgccttgcaggcgaaacatgtagacatagataataaaattgcagatcttttgaagtgttgttgtcaattttaattattatttaaggattgcattcatttgcatgatttgacaacccggcataccaaggtatccacttcagggactctaCCAAAACGATTtcacaggcgttggttcacctcgcggaatttaatttattatttaatcgTGAACCCCTGCATCCGAAAGGAACCGCCAAGCTAACAGCGCCGATCTACAGGCCACCAGCATATACATGGACCAAGGAATATTCCATACTTACAACGAAATAACAACTGAATCAAGATGACCAAGATGTCCGATACCACCTATACATCTATAAATGATAGCAGATATAAATGATTGCAGAAGAAACGTACCACGGGCGCCGATCTTAAATGAACTAGGAATTCACAACTATGCTATTATACAGACCAACTACTGCAGACGATCCAAAAATTATATAGTCACCAAATAATTAACAAAGGAacagtttttgacaattttattatccACAGCGGCGATCAGAATCTTCCTATTGTTGCCGACGCGCCGGGAAGCAGTAACCTCCAACTATGGCCAGGTTGGAAGAGAAGCCTTGCGAAGTGGTAGGAACCATGGGAAGTTCGTCCTATTAGATGCCAAGCCTTTAGAACAATTTCATTTATCATATAATAGTAAAACGAACTCAAGTTACATTgtatacaaactttaattttctatatttatcttatctatttataactctgtattgctactttcacttttcattgtttctctcaccatgacgacgtcaaattcaatgcaccactttgagtacttcaggggctcaatttctgtataaaaattgtcctgatgaagcctgccttgcaggcgaaacatgtagacatagataataaaattgcagatcttttgaagtgttgttgtcaattttaattattattttaatatgttaaaacatCAGTTTTATAGCATCATAAACAGATTCTGCTCAAACTGATGCTGGATGCTGCTGAAAATATTAGTGAGATCTGAGCTTATGTTCATGCTGAAGACCTAAATAGGATTTTGATTTGAAGAATAGCAatacaatagacaactttcgagtttgatgcatttctatccaaaatttgattttagtgaacatcattcaaGCGTTTAGAGGCATCGTCACTTCCTTTCAATGTTGAGTGTGTGGTTGAAAAACTAGGATGCTATATTGCAGGATTTATTTGGCATATTTAACTCTCATAATTatcaatcagcactgctgtcattagggaatagCGATCAAGTACCTACAtgacaaacattatttctaggtTATcgtgcacaatgacgatcactaagacgcttgatgaatgtTTATAGTACAGGGATACAGGCAATCCCCACTATCTGGTAAAGCATGTCACTTAGGCGTGcatatttgatgagttttttcCGGCGACAGACAAACTTGAATGTTGTCTATTAAGAAACAAGAAATGAGCTGTCAAATTGGCAACAAAACTGTATTTTGAAAGACCATTTCTGGTTTTTTTCCGAACCTTTCACATTCTATGCTTATTTTCCAATCTATCAAGGACCTCAACTCCTGTCACCTTCCCACCATTCAGAAAAACAGGATGAAAATATCTAAAAACCAACACATATTTTATGGATTTATATATCAAATCATAAATATACTTACATTCAAAATCATTACTGTAAAGTTACATGCATGTAACACTGCATACAAGCAAATCGGAATTAGAGACACTAAACAAACGTtaagaataacaatatataaattgtttgtataaaacttcatgaaagaaattcaaaatgttaaatattgatattttcaagTCTTTCATTTTtcactcttttttttaaaactcgagggaagatttttactaaaatttatccatgaaagtatttatatatttaaactttCTTTATGCATTTCATATAAACCATAAATTTTATGCattcacatatacatgtacatgtaaagcaGTATCtttttacccttccagagcaccagaAATCCATCCTGGTTTGtaatggggtttgtgttgctaagtctttagtttttcatGTTGTGGTATGTATACTGTTTCTTTCATCATTTTTCGCCATGGTGTTGTTGGTTTATTTTCcacttataaatttaaatatccTTTTGGTATAGTTTGCCTCTCTTTCATAGACTGTATTCTTTTATAGAcctctcttaaactgaattttactgtgcatattgttatgggtttacttttctacattggctagaggtatagaggagggttgagatctcaaaaaaacatGCTTAAACCCCGTCAtatttttgcgcttgtcccaagtcatgagcctctggcccttgttagtcttgtatatttttaattttagattcttgtgtataatttggagtttagtatgacgtccattatcactgaactagtatattatatttgttttgaggccagctgaaggacgcctccaggtgcgggagtttctctctgcattgaagacctattggtgaccttctgctgttgtctgttctatagttgggttgttgtctctttgacacattccccatttccattctcaacttcaTATTCgaaaaacaggttcaacccaccattttttttcttagaatgtcctaaaccaagtcaggaaaatggtcattgttatattatagtttgtttctgtgtgtgttgcattttagtgttgtgtttctattGTCATAGTTTtcatcttatatttgatgtgcttccttcaattttagtttgtaacccggatttgtttttttctcaatcgatttctGAATTTCGAAtaggggtatactactgttgcctttatttaattaaaattaagaatGTCCCCCCCAGGTTGTCATTTGTGTAACAATTTGCTGCATTTTAAACTTTCACTGGTAATTTGTCTGAGCATTTCTTGTTGTAATTTGAAAGTGACAACTTCTGATGATGAAAAAGGATACTTGTTAATGGATAGCTGTTCATAAACATGAGAGAATAAATCAAATAATGGCAGCTGTCTTCTGCTAACAAGAGGGATAAAAACTGTCTGTTCAGTTGAAAGTTTGGTAATCGTTGATGAAGTCTCAGTGCACTTGTTGCAGCATTACTGATCAATGCTCGCTGATAAAATCCATATGGGCCACCACTGAAAATATAAAGTCTAAAGTCAAATAcaaatgtttgataaaaaaaataagacagaATAGacatgtacagtagttgttgtgTGGTTATGTAGTtcctaaaaaaaagtgtttgataaaaaaaataggacAAAATAGACATATTACAGTAGTTGTTGTCTGGTTATGTAGTtcctaaaaaaaagtgtttgataaaaaaaaataggacaaAATAGACatatgtacagtagttgttgtctggttatgtacatgtagttcctacatgtttctcgtttcacatttttatatagattagaccgttggttttcccgtttgaatggtttacagtagtaatttttggggccctttatagcatgctgttcggtgtgagccaaggctccgtgttgaaggctgtaccttgacctataatggtttacttttataaattgttatttggatggagagttgtctctttggcactcataccacattttcctatatctatataaaagatGGATCAACTTCAAGAATCCAACAATAAGAAACATATCATCTTAAATGATATAGGAACAATTTAAATTCTAATAATGTATAACTGTAGTACAATAATAACAACATATTCCATTGAGATTTTGATACCAAACCTGTTTATCTAGCAGAATGTTATCtttttcaaactttatatatattgtgTACAGCAAAACATGTTTTTAGTAATAGCAGAAACAACTTTCTAAGACATTAcattaactttgtacttgtcaTGAGCAAGATGAGCAGAACAGGTACCTCAGGTGAAGCAGAAACTGCTTACCCGTCCAGAAAATCTGTGTTTGGCAACTTTTATTTTGTGGGGTTAGtattgctcaatctttagttttctgtggactgttgtttgtttaCCCCCTAGCCATAGTGTGGTCTTTCACTTTACACACTTATGATttttgattatctcccttattgTATTAAATCAATAATGATATTACCCAACAAGTGGAAAGAAGAAGAGAAAAGTACAGATAATGGTAAAGATTCTTGTGGCCCACAGAGCTGATTCTATCTTCTTAGACATCATAAATGtctgaaataacaaaatatgcatatatataataataacatcATATCATTTACACTGTTTTGTTGCATATCTTTAGACATATGTTTtatgtatggttttttttatcataatcatatatatgttttaagttttTGTGGCAACACTATTTATGTGGCATGTCGCTATTTGTATTTTGTTAGGCATTCCCATGCAAGATTTTGTGGCAAGGCCATTTATGTGTTTTGTGTGGCGTCCATATATGTGTTTTGTGTGACATGTTCATGCATGTTTTTGTGGCAAGGCCATTTACATTATGTGTTTTGTGTGGCATTTCCATGCATGTTTTTGTGGCAAATCCCAATATGTGCTTCAAGTGACATGTCCATATATGTGTTTTGTTTGGCTTATCCAAAAAGTATTTTGTGGCATCCCCCATATTTGTATGTATAAATACTTGTCTGTCAAATTTGTACGCTTGATGTACAAATCAAATTTTCACCACTTCTTTATTTTAGTTTAAGCCCTTTCTAACCCATTTCACAATTCTATGATCAACTTGATGTAGAAAATAATGAAACattcaagttttacatattcaaaACCAtttatattcacattatttttccACTTGCtaaagtcatgaaaataaatcttttgcAGTTAGCAGTACTGGTATGTGACTTTTTAACAAATTCAATAATCATAAAGTCAACATCAACAATAACATGGCCATGCATTTACTATGAAAAATCTCCACCAAAAGTAATTATAAACTTAATTACTTTATTAAAGTGTTTGGCACATCCATGTTAGATCTACATTTTACATGTGATATAAATTTGTAACATGATTGACCTACCAATACAGAGCCACCAGTTTGTTGTCCTGCATTGCCTTCAGTATTACTGCCACTTCCTGTGGACCCACTTGATCCACTGCCTGTGGCCTCACTTGTGCCACTGTTATCAGCCATttctaaaaaaagacaaaataaaattgagaaaggaaatggtgaatatgtcaaagcgacaaccacccgaccatagagcaaacaacagccgaaggcaaccaatgggtcttcaatgtagcgagaattcctgcacccgtaggtgtccttcagttggcccctaaaatatgcataatagtacagtgataatggacgtcatactaaactccgaattatacacaagaaactaaaatttaaaatcatacaagactaacaaaggccagaggctcctgacttgggacaggcgcaaaattgcggcggggttaaacatgtttatgagatctcaaccctccccctatacctctagccaatgtagaaaagaatACCTTGTAAATCACGTTAAATGTTTTACCG contains:
- the LOC139486114 gene encoding transmembrane protein 33-like, translating into MADNSGTSEATGSGSSGSTGSGSNTEGNAGQQTGGSVLTFMMSKKIESALWATRIFTIICTFLFFFPLVGGGPYGFYQRALISNAATSALRLHQRLPNFQLNRQFLSLLLAEDSCHYLIYSLMFMNSYPLTMSLIPICLYAVLHACNFTVMILNVMGPQSIQFVRNMITKLQAQQVSILRFIACTEIFIMPAVFLMTFTGKCSLFLPIIYYRFLLLRYSSRRNPYCRTLFHELRVSIEYLCNKPQCPAMVRNMLTKITAFVSRLAPTVA